Within the Bacteroidota bacterium genome, the region GGCATTTTTTATTCCTTTAATTACAGCTATGGCAGGTAATGCAGGAATTCAATCATCGGCTATCGTTGTTCAAGCTCTTGCCAGCAACACTTTTGAACAAGGAGGCTTTTTGTCAAAAATTTCAAAAGAAATATCGGTAGCAATGATTAATGGGTTGGTTTGTGCCGCACTTCTACTTACCTACGGATTTATTTTTGAAGATTCATTAAATATTGCTTACACAATAAGCCTATCTTTATTTGCAGTAATTATTATTGCTTCTGCACTGGGTATTACCATTCCGTTTATTCTTGATAAACTAAAAATTGATCCTGCTCTTGCAACAGGTCCTTTTATTACTACAAGCAATGATCTTATCGGTTTAGCTGTTTATTTTTGGCTTGGTCATTTAATGTATAGCGTAACTTTTTAAAGAAAGAATTGTTAAAGGAGGGTTCTATAAATGGATAAACAATCCTCTTTCGATAGAGCTAAGGAGAATAGAGATAAAAAAGAAATCTAAATTTTATGAAAAAATCAATTCTTATAACCGCAAATGCTCCTATCTTTTTTATCAATGACCTTGAACGATTAGGTTTTTCTGTTGATGTAAAAAATGATATTTCTCAAGAGGAAGCATTACAAATAATTCAAAATTACACTGCATTATTAATTAGAGGTAATATTGTTGCAAACAAAGAAATTATATTAAAAGCAAAAAAACTCAAATATATTTTACGCCCCGGATCAGGACTTGACATTGTTGATCTTCAAACAGCCAAAGAAAACAACATTAAAATAATTAATTCTCCAAAAGGAAACAGTAATTCGGTTGCAGAACATGCTGTAGGAATGTTGCTTGCAATGCTTAATAATTTCAATAATGCCTTTGAGGAAATAAAAAATAATAAATGGAATAGGAATAAAAACACAGGTATTGAAATAAAAGGGAAAACAATTGGAATTATCGGATATGGTAACACAGGAAGTGCATTTGCTCAAAAGCTTCAAAGTTTTGATACAAAAATAATTGCTTACGACAAATACAAGTCAGGATTCTCAAGTAGCTACATTCAAGAGGTTAATGAAGAACAGATTTTTAAAGAAGCAGACATAGTTAGTTACCATATTCCTCTTACTGAAGAAACAAACAATCTTATTAATTTAAGCTACATTTCATTATTTCAAAAGAATATTTTTTTAATTAATACTTCAAGAGGTCAAATATTGAATAATAAAGATTTGTTATCAGCAATCCTAAGTGGTAAAATTCGCTTTGCAAGTCTTGATGTTCTTGCAAATGAAAATTTATCAAGTTACAGCAAAGAAGAGAAAGAAACACTAAATAAATTGATTGACACAAAAAAAGTACTAATAACACCACATGTTGCAGGAAGGACAGATGAATCAAATGCTAAAATTTTCTCAATTCTTATTGATAAACTTTCTATATTAATTTGATATTTTTAAGATATTTATTAATTTAAACAACTTCAATTTATTATCAATAATATTTTTCTATTTTATTTAACAATTACAATTAATTGCCATTTGTTTAATTTTTTTAGCCTTTTTACACAAGCCAACAAAGCACTTACATTTATTTAACTGCTAAATATCTAAATTACTTATAGTAATTAATTTTCTGAATTTTTAAAGAATTTAAAATTAATGAAATATTTAATCTGCAATTAAATAAATCTATACTACTTTTGAAGTTTTGTGAAAATTGAAATTCGAGTAAAATGATAAAGAAAATTTCGCTTTTATTACTAGCTATTACTGTACTTTTTTTTAGTACCAATGCACAATCATCTTTTGGAACCCTAAAAGGAAGGGTAACTGATTCAGAAACCGGAGAAGAATTACCGTTCTCAAATGTGGTTATAATGCAAAATGGTGTACAAAAAGGAGGTGCATCAACAAATATGGATGGTTATTATATAATAAAACCTATCCCTGCCGGTACTTATGATGTTGTTGCAACTTATGTAGGTTATCATAAAGTTATGGTAAAAGGCTACGTAATTGGTTCCAACAAAATTTCTTTCCAAAATATTAAAATGCACCTTAAAGGGCTAAAAGTTGAGGAAATTGAAATTATTGTTTACTCCAAACCATTGGTAGAAAAAGATGAAGGAAGTGGAGGTCGTCTTTCAAAAAAAGAAATTGAAAAAGCTCCAACACGTAGTGTAGGAGAACTTGTTGACCTTACTGCTGGTGTTACAGGAGGTAGTGTAAAAGGGCAAAGAACATCAGGTACAGTTTATTATGTTGATGGTGTAAAAGTTCGTGGTTTTACAGGTATTCCTCAAGGATCAATTCAAGAAATTAACACCATGACAGGAGGTATTCCTGCTCAATACGGAGACCTTGTTGGCGGTGTTGTAAGTATTACAACAAGAGGTCCTTCACAAAAATTCGCAGGAGGTGCGGAAATTGTAACTTCCGAAGGTTTAGACCCATTTGGCTACAATACATTTGAAGGAAACATTTCAGGTCCTTTGGTTACAAAATATAAAGGAACTGACTCAGTTACTACAAAACTAGGATTTTTACTCTCCTCAAATGTTAACTTTAGAAAAGACCCAAGTCCTACACCTGATGGAGTTTGGAAAATAAAAGATGATGTTTATGATTATCTACTCGCTAATCCTTTAAGCCCTTCTCCAAATGGAATTGGCTTTGTTCCGTCAGCAGAATATCTTACAAAAGATGATATGGAAAAAGTAAATACTCATGTTGGAATTCCATCCTTTAGCTATAACGTTAACTTAAAGCTTGATTTTCAACCTGTCGAAAATGTTAATATTACTGCAGGTGGTCAAGCAGGACATTCAAAAGGACATGGATATAATTATTATCACTCATTATTTAATTATGAGAACGCTGCACAACAACTAATAATAAGAAATACATATCGCGGATACCTTAGATTTACACAAAGATTCAAAAATAAAAAAGTTTCTAAAAAAGAAGCCCTCTCAAAAGAAAATCAAAAAAAGTTTAAAATTTCAAATGCATATTATACTTTAATGGTTGATTACACAAAACAATATAATTACAATCACCATGAAGTACATAAAGACAATTATTTCGACTACGGATATGTGGGTAAATTTGAAAGTTATTCACGTCCTGTTTACTACTATGATTATGACACGGTTAACGGACATGTAGAACAAGCAAACGTATTATTAGGTTATCAGGATACACTTGTAAAATTTACACCATCAGACAAAAATAACTTTGCAGGTTATACTTCACAATTATTCGACCTTCAAGAAAAGGTTTATAATTTTACACAAATTCAACAATACGGAGGATTAAGAAACGGTGACGGACCTGGTAATGTTTATTCACTTTGGGCAAATATTGCCTCACCGGCAACAGGTTATGGAATTTATGATGAAGATCAAATAAGAGTTTCAGGAAAAGCATCAGCTGACTTAAACAATCATGAAATTTCTTTTGGTTTTGAGTACGAACAAAGAGAACAAAATTATTATGGTGTTGGTGCAAATAGCCTATGGACTGCAATGCGTCAAAGCATGAACGCTCACATTTTACAGTTAGATACTGACAATCCTATCCCTATATATTCTGACGATGGTGTATTCCTTGATACTATTAATTACAATAGATTGAATGACGGATCACAATCAACATTTGACAAAAATTTTAGAGAATATCTTATGTCAAAAGGAGCCACTGATGTTTATGGCAATCCAATTGATAATCTTACATACGTAAATATTGACAGATACTCACCTGATGAATTTTCTCTAGATATGTTTAGTGCTGATGAACTACTTCAACAAGGATATGTTGGTTATTATGGATTTGATTACTTAGGTAATAAAGTAAACAAAAAAATAACAATAGATGATTTTCTTAATAGTGATGAGAGATTAATAGCACCAATAAATCCTATTTACATGGCAGGATATATACAGGATAAATTTGCATTTAAAGACATGATTTTCCGAATTGGTTTACGTATCGACCGTTTTGATGCAAACCAAGTTGTACTTAAAGATAAATACTCTTTATACCCAAGCAGAACAGTCAGCGAGGTTAAAATTATTGATCCTGATCTTGGCAATTTTCCCGGCAACATTGGTGACGATTACGTAGTTTATGTTGACGACCCATTTAATCCTACTGAAATTTTAGGTTTCAGAGATGGTGATTACTGGTACGATGCAACAGGATCTGAAGTTACAGACCCTAACATTCTTGCTATGGAAACATCAACAGGAACGATAGCTCCTTATCTTGTGGAAGACAATGAAGAAGAATTAAAACTTACAAAAGAATCCTTTAAAGATTATGAACCGCAAATTAATTTATCACCAAGGATTTACTTTTCATTCCCGATTTCTGATGAAGCTAACTTTTTTGCAACCTACGACATTAGGGTTCAGCGACCAACTTCAGGACTTTTTACTTCCATCGATGATTATTATTTTATGGAACAAAGGGGTACTGCTACCCTTAACAATGCAGCATTAAAACCACAAAGTATAACAAGTTACGAATTAGGTTTTAAACAAGCAATAAGTAAAAATTCAGCTGTTCAGCTTAATGCATATTATAACGAAACAAGGGATCAAATAAATGTAAGAATGATCAATCAAGCATATCCAAGAACCTATATGACTTATGACAATATTGACTTCCAAACAACAAAAGGCTTTTCCTTTACTTATGACTTAAGAAGGAGTAAAGTTAATAATGTCCAAATGCTAACTAGTTATACATTGCAGTTTTCCAATGGTACAGGCTCAAGTGCTGCATCACAAGCAGGACTAATTAGTGCAGGACAACCAAACCTAAGAACACCTTTCCCATTAAGCAATGATTACAGACATGTACTTTCAGCCTCAATTGACTACAGATATAAAGGCGGTAAAATGTATAATGGTCCTGTTACAAAAAACGGTAAAAAATTATTTGAATATACAGGTGTTAACTTCATGGTTTCAACACGCTCAGGTCGTCCTTATTCAAAACAGGGTAATGTAACACAAGCTGTTGGTGTTGGTATCAGACAATCTGCTACACTAAAAGGAACTATGAACGGATCAAGGTATCCTTGGACATATAACGTAAACATGAAAATTGACAGAGACTTTTTCTTTATGAAAAAAGAAAAAGATTCTAAAAAGACTTTCAACAGAGGAATGTATCTGAATGTTTATGTTTGGGTTCAAAATCTCTTAAATATCAGAAATATAAATTACATTTATAGATATACAGGTGACCCAACTGATGATGGTTTCCTTTCTTCATCAAACGGGATAAAAGCTGTTGAGGAAGCAACACTTTCTCAAGCTTTTTACGACCAGTATAGCTTAAAAGTAAATAGCCCTAGTAATTATTCATTACCACGACTTATCAGACTTGGAGCAACACTTAACTTTTAAAAAAATTGAATAGATAAATATTTTTATTATGAAAAAATATATTCTTTGGATAACAGTTCTCACATTTATAGCGTTCAACATAAATGCAAAAGAAAACATATCAAACATCAAGAAAAAGAAAAATACAGTACCTATATTACGACTTTCCGCAGGATGTGATCCTGCATCAGCTTCTTCAAACTTGGACATTAATAATGTTCGTGCAAGAATAATGAATGGCGGAGATATGTGGTGGGACCTCGTAGGTACTGCAATGTATGAAATTCCAAAAGTAACAGAAGAAGGTGAATCACGAAAAACTTCACTTTTTGCCGGTGCATTATGGATTGGAGGTTATGATGATGGTGATAACTTACGTGCTGCAGCTATGACATATCGTCAAGGAAGTAGTTGGGATTTTTTCCCGGGACCACTTTCAACTACTGATGCCACAATTTCGAAAAGTGAATGTGTTAAATGGGATAAAATATTCCAAATAACCAGAGATGAAATAGACGAATTTATTGAAACTAGTGAGCCAACAGAAGCAATTGAAGAATGGCCAGCTCGTAGTTTAATTACAGGTGAATCACGAAATCTTGCTCCTTTTGTTGACCTTAACGGAAACGGATATTACGACTATAATGAAGGTGAATATCCTGATGTACTCGGTGACCAAACCTTATGGTTTGTTTATAACGATAAAGGAAATACACACACTGAAACAGAAGCACTTTCGATTGGATTGGAAATTCAAACTCAAGCTTTTGCTTTTGCTACCAATGATGAAATTAATAATATGACCTTTTATCAGCAAAAAATAATTAACAGGTCAAAAAGTAAACTTAACAAAGTTTATTTCGGACAATGGGCTGATCCTGACCTTGGTTATGCTTATGATGATTTTGTTGGTTGCGACTCTACAAGAAGTCTGGGTATTTGCTATAATGGTGATGATTTTGATGAAGGTGTGATGGGATACGGAGCTAATCCTCCTTCAATAGGAATTGACTTTTTCCAAGGACCACTAGCCGATTTAAATGACGGTATTGACAATGATAAAGACGGAACCATTGACGAACCGGGAGAAGAAATAATAATGTCAAAATTTATTTATTATGAAAATGACTGGAGCCTAAAAGGTAATCCAAGCGAAGGAATAGATTTCTACTACTATCTTGAAGGTAAATTTAAAAATGGACAAAAAATGAGATATGGTGGAGATGGATTTAATAATGTTTGGGATATAGACAGGAATGTTAATTATATGTTTCCAGATGACCCGAGAAGTCCTAATGGATGGTCAGAAGTTACTGCAGGAAATATTCCATTTGACAGAAGATTTTTACAAAGTGCCGGACCTTTTACCCTAAAACCCGGTGCTGTAAATTATATTACCGTAGGTGTTGTTTGGGCAAGAGCTACTACAGGAGGTAATACAGGCTCTTACGACCTATTGATTATTGCAGACGATAAAGCACAGAAATTATATAATAATGATTTTTATATACTTGACGGACCTGATGCTCCTGATATTACAATTCAGGAACTAAACAGAGAACTTATTATTTCTTTTAGCAATACCAAACCAATAGAAAAATATTATGATGGTATTGTTTCAGAAACAGGTGATTCCGTTCATTATCAATTTCAAGGCTATCAAATATTCCAATTAAAAGATGCTAAGGTTACAACAGGCGAACTTGACAATCCGGACAAAGCACGTCTTATTGCACGTGTTGATATTAAAGATGGTATCACACAATTGGTTAACAGAGAATATGTACCGGGTCTCGGTATTGTTCCAACAGAAAAAGTAGATATAAATGGTGACCAAGGCATAAAGCACACATATTCTATAACTTCCGATGCGTTTTCCTCAGGTGATGCAGAATTGATAAATTTTAGAGCCTATTATTATCTTGTTATGGCGTATGCCAATTGTCTTGATGCAAATCAATATGAACAGTATCTTGCAGGCAGGAAAAATATTAAAATTTATACAGGCATTCCTCATTCAAATGATATTGAATTTGACGGAACAGAATTAGGAAGTAGCTACGGTGACGGACCTGAAATTACAAGAATTGAAGGTAGCGGAAACGGTGGTCAAATACTTGAATTAACAGATAATTCCGTTGAAGAAATTCTTGAGAATTCATATATAGCAAATCCCGTTTATAAAAAAGGAAACGGACCAATAAATATTTATGTTTACGACCCACTAAAAGTACCTAATGCTGAATTTGAAGTAAAATTTATTGATTCACTCATTGGAAATGACCCTGACAACTTTACAAACATTTCTTCTAATGCACGTTGGCTAATAACCAAAACAACAAGTCCGGAAGAAAGTGTTCAATCAGATACAATTTATGCAGTTGATTATGAGCAAGTATTTCCTCAATGGGGATTAGCAGCTCATTTTGAAAAAGTTGTAGGACCTAATATTGATACAACTACTGAAACCGAAGGATTTATTGAAGCAACTATTGAATTTGAAGATATTTCAGTACAATGGCTATCGGGAATTTTCGATAATGATCCGACAAAAGATAAAGATGTTGCTTGGCCTTATAACTGGATACGTTCAGGAAAACTTCAGGTTGGCTCAAGTTACGAAAAAGCTGTTGATGATTATAAAGATGGAAGTACTTATATTGATCCTAATGAAATATTTGAAACAATGTTGAACGGAAGAATTGCTCCTTACTGCCTTGTAGCAAGAGACGGAGTTGATGGAAAAGGATATCTTACTTTCGGTCCTGCTTTCAGTTCTTCAAAAGGAAAAGATTTTCAACTCACAAGATTGCAAAGTGTTGATTTGGTATTTACAGACAAAGGTGCTACCAACAAAAAATATTGGACACAATGCATTGTAATTGAAACAAGTGAAGATAAAAATCTTAGTGAAAAAGGAGTAGAAAAGCTTATACTTAGAGACCACAAATCATGGACAGGAGAAATTGACAAAAGCGGAAATCCTATTTACAGCAGTAGTGAAAGAGGACGCTCATGGTTCCCCGGTTATGCAATTAATTTAGAAACAGGAGAAAGAATGAATATTATTTTTGGTGAAGATTCCTACTTCAAAGACCAAAATGGTGCAGATATGATTTGGAATCCAACATATTATTCATTAAATCCTGCTGCTTCACACAGAGAAATAGACAAATATCCTTGGGGAGGAAAACATCATATTTATCTTATGGATTCAAAAGCAGGTTATCCGTTTTTTGATTACAGTAGCACCTATGATAAAGGAAAAGCCTACTTAGATTTCTTCAAAGATGAAAATTACAATCCGGGAATTTCCGATCAATTATATTTCTGGTCACAATGTATGTATGTTATGATGCCCATGGCAGCATATCCTCATAAATTAAAATCATTAGAAGAAGGACTTATTCCTACAGAAACAAAAATAAGAATACGAATTGAAAAGCCATATTCCACTTACAAAACAAGTGATAATCCTGAAAACAATAATATTCCATTTTACAAATTCTCTACTGCAAAAATTGCAATGACAAATAGTGAAGAAATTGGAGAGGATGCAATGGAAAAAATAAATATTGTTCCAAATCCATATTATGCATTTTCAGGTTATGAAAAAAATCAGCTTGACAACAGAGTAAGAATAATAAATTTACCAAGAAAATGTAATGTTTACATTTATACTTTAAGTGGGGCTTTAGTACGAAAATTTGAAAAAGATGAATCTACAGAAAATCATAAAACATTCATTGATTGGGATATTAAAAATCATGTTGGTATTCCTGTAGCAAGTGGATTATATATTATTCACATTGACGGATTTGAACTAGGAACAAAAACACTTAAGTGGTTTGGTATAATGAGACCAATTGACTTGGATACTTTTTAATCTAAAAATAAAAACATTATCATGAATAAAAAGATTAATTTTTTAATAGCAATTTTAATTGCACTAACTGTAAACATAACTATTGCTGGCAACCCAGACAGAGTAGGACAAGCAGGAGCTACAGAGTTACTAATAAATCCATGGG harbors:
- a CDS encoding NAD(P)-dependent oxidoreductase — translated: MKKSILITANAPIFFINDLERLGFSVDVKNDISQEEALQIIQNYTALLIRGNIVANKEIILKAKKLKYILRPGSGLDIVDLQTAKENNIKIINSPKGNSNSVAEHAVGMLLAMLNNFNNAFEEIKNNKWNRNKNTGIEIKGKTIGIIGYGNTGSAFAQKLQSFDTKIIAYDKYKSGFSSSYIQEVNEEQIFKEADIVSYHIPLTEETNNLINLSYISLFQKNIFLINTSRGQILNNKDLLSAILSGKIRFASLDVLANENLSSYSKEEKETLNKLIDTKKVLITPHVAGRTDESNAKIFSILIDKLSILI
- a CDS encoding carboxypeptidase-like regulatory domain-containing protein; the protein is MIKKISLLLLAITVLFFSTNAQSSFGTLKGRVTDSETGEELPFSNVVIMQNGVQKGGASTNMDGYYIIKPIPAGTYDVVATYVGYHKVMVKGYVIGSNKISFQNIKMHLKGLKVEEIEIIVYSKPLVEKDEGSGGRLSKKEIEKAPTRSVGELVDLTAGVTGGSVKGQRTSGTVYYVDGVKVRGFTGIPQGSIQEINTMTGGIPAQYGDLVGGVVSITTRGPSQKFAGGAEIVTSEGLDPFGYNTFEGNISGPLVTKYKGTDSVTTKLGFLLSSNVNFRKDPSPTPDGVWKIKDDVYDYLLANPLSPSPNGIGFVPSAEYLTKDDMEKVNTHVGIPSFSYNVNLKLDFQPVENVNITAGGQAGHSKGHGYNYYHSLFNYENAAQQLIIRNTYRGYLRFTQRFKNKKVSKKEALSKENQKKFKISNAYYTLMVDYTKQYNYNHHEVHKDNYFDYGYVGKFESYSRPVYYYDYDTVNGHVEQANVLLGYQDTLVKFTPSDKNNFAGYTSQLFDLQEKVYNFTQIQQYGGLRNGDGPGNVYSLWANIASPATGYGIYDEDQIRVSGKASADLNNHEISFGFEYEQREQNYYGVGANSLWTAMRQSMNAHILQLDTDNPIPIYSDDGVFLDTINYNRLNDGSQSTFDKNFREYLMSKGATDVYGNPIDNLTYVNIDRYSPDEFSLDMFSADELLQQGYVGYYGFDYLGNKVNKKITIDDFLNSDERLIAPINPIYMAGYIQDKFAFKDMIFRIGLRIDRFDANQVVLKDKYSLYPSRTVSEVKIIDPDLGNFPGNIGDDYVVYVDDPFNPTEILGFRDGDYWYDATGSEVTDPNILAMETSTGTIAPYLVEDNEEELKLTKESFKDYEPQINLSPRIYFSFPISDEANFFATYDIRVQRPTSGLFTSIDDYYFMEQRGTATLNNAALKPQSITSYELGFKQAISKNSAVQLNAYYNETRDQINVRMINQAYPRTYMTYDNIDFQTTKGFSFTYDLRRSKVNNVQMLTSYTLQFSNGTGSSAASQAGLISAGQPNLRTPFPLSNDYRHVLSASIDYRYKGGKMYNGPVTKNGKKLFEYTGVNFMVSTRSGRPYSKQGNVTQAVGVGIRQSATLKGTMNGSRYPWTYNVNMKIDRDFFFMKKEKDSKKTFNRGMYLNVYVWVQNLLNIRNINYIYRYTGDPTDDGFLSSSNGIKAVEEATLSQAFYDQYSLKVNSPSNYSLPRLIRLGATLNF